One genomic segment of Anticarsia gemmatalis isolate Benzon Research Colony breed Stoneville strain chromosome Z, ilAntGemm2 primary, whole genome shotgun sequence includes these proteins:
- the LOC142986283 gene encoding uncharacterized protein LOC142986283 isoform X2: MYGNFMSGDSPDFKPHKKKEEETDLLMPDKTRPPITTIAAAGTAVASSEVPTDSTEKPEEKQEFIKRDKEETKEAAGDANDRDKDFKNDKQGDYLENDKVTNKSDKQDSEKYEDKVDSVYLRPPPPHKTRSNVSNTEEEDCGIKCLYYTLQCCDCVLM, encoded by the exons ATGTACGGTAACTT CATGTCTGGAGATTCACCTGATTTTAAACCACACAAGAAAAAAGAAGAGGAAACTGATTTATTGATGCCCGATAAGACAAGACCTCCAATTACCACAATAGCCGCTGCAGGGACAGCAGTTGCTTCATCTGAAGTGCCAACAGACAGCACAGAAAAACCTGAGGAGAAGCAAGAATTTATAAAACGAGACAAAGAGGAAACTAAA GAAGCTGCAGGAGATGCAAATGATAGagataaagattttaaaaatgataagCAAGGCGACTATCTAGAAAATGATAAGGTAACAAATAAATCTGACAAGCAGGATAGTGAGAAGTATGAAGATAAAGTGGATAGTGTGTATCTCAGACCTCCTCCACCGCATAAAACAAGATCAAATGTTTCCAACacagaagaagaagattgtggCATAAAGTGTTTGTATTACACTCTGCAATGTTGTGATTGTGTTCTGATGTAA
- the alpha-Man-Ib gene encoding alpha-Mannosidase class I b isoform X2: MILPIVIISDERWNRLSRLQRSIVYALVVIGATLLILLYLSKVSKDDVNKKSRSALVQEPLKNVSLVIEPVADASVPKKTVVDIESNERPIFTGPKNARQYAVVQSFKHAWRGYKEHAWGHDNLKPVTGMAAEWFSLGLTIVDSLDTAYVMGLTEEFEEGRQWVKNELVFTKNKDVNFFEVTIRVLGGLLSCHHFTQDEMFLNKATDLGDRLMAAFSSPSGIPYSDVNLGARTAHAPEWSHYSTTAEVTTVQLEFRELSRASNNPAFEDAAAAVSEKIHHLPKKHGLVPIFINPNSGHFLPHATITLGARGDSYYEYLLKQWLQTGKTINYLLDDYLTAIEGVRQFLAKRSSPSKLLFIGELSAGSEAFNPKMDHLTCFLPGTLALGHANGLPDWHMTMAEELMYTCYLTYAAHPTFLAPEITHFNLASTTEDMYTKTADAHTLLRPEFVESLWYMYQLTGNTTYQEWGWQIFQGFEKYAKVPFGYTSLANVKSEKPVQRDMMESFFLSETLKYLYLLFSDDRYVIDLNKYVINSEAHPLPIHKN; encoded by the exons ATGATTCTTCCAATTGTGATTATTTCTGATGag AGATGGAATCGTCTATCTAGGCTGCAGAGATCTATAGTGTACGCCCTGGTAGTTATAGGGGcaactttattaatattgctGTATTTGTCGAAAGTGTCGAAAGATGatgtaaataagaaaagtcGTAGTGCTTTAGTGCAG gAACCACTAAAGAATGTGTCTCTAGTCATTGAGCCAGTAGCTGATGCATCAGTCCCCAAGAAAACTGTTGTTGACATTGAATCAAACGAAAGGCCAATATTTACAG GACCAAAAAATGCTCGTCAGTATGCCGTAGTACAGAGTTTTAAGCATGCATGGCGTGGGTACAAAGAGCATGCTTGGGGCCACGACAACTTGAAGCCAGTCACTGGCATGGCAGCAGAGTGGTTTTCACTCGGCCTCACTATTGTAGACTCCCTGGATACTGCCTATGTTATGGGATTGACTGAAG AATTCGAAGAAGGAAGGCAGTGGGTTAAAAATGAACTTGTTTTTACTAAGAACAAGGATGTAAACTTCTTTGAAGTTACCATAAGAGTTTTGGGTGGGCTACTTTCTTGTCATCATTTCACACAAGATGAAATGTTCTTAAATAAAGCA actgACTTGGGTGACCGTCTCATGGCTGCATTCTCGTCTCCTTCCGGTATTCCATATTCTGATGTGAACCTTGGTGCAAGGACGGCTCATGCGCCAGAGTGGTCTCACTACAGTACCACTGCTGAAGTCACTACAGTACAGCTTGAGTTTAGGGAATTGTCAAGAGCAAGTAACAACCCTGCATTTgag gaCGCTGCAGCTGCTGTGTCTGAAAAGATCCACCATTTACCGAAGAAGCATGGCCTTGTGCCAATATTCATCAACCCGAATTCTGGCCACTTCTTACCCCACGCGACTATTACCCTCGGCGCGAGAGGAGATAGCTATTATGAGTACCTGTTGAAACAGTGGCTTCAAACTGGGAAAACTATTAACTA TTTGTTAGACGACTATCTGACTGCTATAGAAGGTGTTCGGCAATTCCTTGCGAAGCGATCGTCTCCTAGCAAACTTCTGTTTATTGGAGAACTATCAGCTGGATCAGAG GCCTTCAACCCCAAGATGGACCACTTGACCTGTTTCTTGCCGGGTACGCTGGCGCTAGGCCACGCCAACGGCCTTCCAGACTGGCACATGACCATGGCAGAGGAACTTATGTACACATGCTACTTGACCTACGCCGCACACCCTACGTTTTTGGCACCTGAAATTACTCATTTCAATTTG gcAAGCACTACCGAGGATATGTACACAAAGACGGCTGATGCACATACACTACTACGCCCCGAATTCGTTGAAAGTCTTTGGTACATGTATCAGCTTACTGGTAACACTACTTACCAAGAATGGGGCTGGCAAATATTCCAG GGCTTTGAAAAATATGCTAAAGTACCATTCGGCTACACATCTCTGGCTAACGTGAAATCTGAGAAACCAGTACAACGTGACATGATGGAGTCGTTCTTCTTATCGGAGACACTGAAGTATCTGTATCTATTGTTCAGTGATGACCGCTACGTCATTGACCTGAACAAGTACGTCATCAACTCCGAGGCTCATCCTTTACCTATACACAAGAACTAG
- the LOC142986283 gene encoding uncharacterized protein LOC142986283 isoform X1: protein MQENNNFETIISTWRRLSGEQIETAGVSMSGDSPDFKPHKKKEEETDLLMPDKTRPPITTIAAAGTAVASSEVPTDSTEKPEEKQEFIKRDKEETKEAAGDANDRDKDFKNDKQGDYLENDKVTNKSDKQDSEKYEDKVDSVYLRPPPPHKTRSNVSNTEEEDCGIKCLYYTLQCCDCVLM, encoded by the exons ATGcaagaaaacaataattttgaaactatcATTAGCACATGGCGTCGTTTGTCTGGAGAACAAATAGAAACTGCTGGAGTAAG CATGTCTGGAGATTCACCTGATTTTAAACCACACAAGAAAAAAGAAGAGGAAACTGATTTATTGATGCCCGATAAGACAAGACCTCCAATTACCACAATAGCCGCTGCAGGGACAGCAGTTGCTTCATCTGAAGTGCCAACAGACAGCACAGAAAAACCTGAGGAGAAGCAAGAATTTATAAAACGAGACAAAGAGGAAACTAAA GAAGCTGCAGGAGATGCAAATGATAGagataaagattttaaaaatgataagCAAGGCGACTATCTAGAAAATGATAAGGTAACAAATAAATCTGACAAGCAGGATAGTGAGAAGTATGAAGATAAAGTGGATAGTGTGTATCTCAGACCTCCTCCACCGCATAAAACAAGATCAAATGTTTCCAACacagaagaagaagattgtggCATAAAGTGTTTGTATTACACTCTGCAATGTTGTGATTGTGTTCTGATGTAA
- the alpha-Man-Ib gene encoding alpha-Mannosidase class I b isoform X1, translated as MSKMDTKIDLNEGGPAVPESTKWRLDKSNSTILMNEQNVSHRKIIRRWNRLSRLQRSIVYALVVIGATLLILLYLSKVSKDDVNKKSRSALVQEPLKNVSLVIEPVADASVPKKTVVDIESNERPIFTGPKNARQYAVVQSFKHAWRGYKEHAWGHDNLKPVTGMAAEWFSLGLTIVDSLDTAYVMGLTEEFEEGRQWVKNELVFTKNKDVNFFEVTIRVLGGLLSCHHFTQDEMFLNKATDLGDRLMAAFSSPSGIPYSDVNLGARTAHAPEWSHYSTTAEVTTVQLEFRELSRASNNPAFEDAAAAVSEKIHHLPKKHGLVPIFINPNSGHFLPHATITLGARGDSYYEYLLKQWLQTGKTINYLLDDYLTAIEGVRQFLAKRSSPSKLLFIGELSAGSEAFNPKMDHLTCFLPGTLALGHANGLPDWHMTMAEELMYTCYLTYAAHPTFLAPEITHFNLASTTEDMYTKTADAHTLLRPEFVESLWYMYQLTGNTTYQEWGWQIFQGFEKYAKVPFGYTSLANVKSEKPVQRDMMESFFLSETLKYLYLLFSDDRYVIDLNKYVINSEAHPLPIHKN; from the exons atgtctaaGATGGATACTAAGATAGATTTAAATGAAGGTGGACCCGCAGTTCCTGAAAGCACCAAATGGAGGCTTGATAAAAGTAATTCCACTATTCTGATGAACGAACAGAATGTCTCTCACAGAAAAATTATAAGG AGATGGAATCGTCTATCTAGGCTGCAGAGATCTATAGTGTACGCCCTGGTAGTTATAGGGGcaactttattaatattgctGTATTTGTCGAAAGTGTCGAAAGATGatgtaaataagaaaagtcGTAGTGCTTTAGTGCAG gAACCACTAAAGAATGTGTCTCTAGTCATTGAGCCAGTAGCTGATGCATCAGTCCCCAAGAAAACTGTTGTTGACATTGAATCAAACGAAAGGCCAATATTTACAG GACCAAAAAATGCTCGTCAGTATGCCGTAGTACAGAGTTTTAAGCATGCATGGCGTGGGTACAAAGAGCATGCTTGGGGCCACGACAACTTGAAGCCAGTCACTGGCATGGCAGCAGAGTGGTTTTCACTCGGCCTCACTATTGTAGACTCCCTGGATACTGCCTATGTTATGGGATTGACTGAAG AATTCGAAGAAGGAAGGCAGTGGGTTAAAAATGAACTTGTTTTTACTAAGAACAAGGATGTAAACTTCTTTGAAGTTACCATAAGAGTTTTGGGTGGGCTACTTTCTTGTCATCATTTCACACAAGATGAAATGTTCTTAAATAAAGCA actgACTTGGGTGACCGTCTCATGGCTGCATTCTCGTCTCCTTCCGGTATTCCATATTCTGATGTGAACCTTGGTGCAAGGACGGCTCATGCGCCAGAGTGGTCTCACTACAGTACCACTGCTGAAGTCACTACAGTACAGCTTGAGTTTAGGGAATTGTCAAGAGCAAGTAACAACCCTGCATTTgag gaCGCTGCAGCTGCTGTGTCTGAAAAGATCCACCATTTACCGAAGAAGCATGGCCTTGTGCCAATATTCATCAACCCGAATTCTGGCCACTTCTTACCCCACGCGACTATTACCCTCGGCGCGAGAGGAGATAGCTATTATGAGTACCTGTTGAAACAGTGGCTTCAAACTGGGAAAACTATTAACTA TTTGTTAGACGACTATCTGACTGCTATAGAAGGTGTTCGGCAATTCCTTGCGAAGCGATCGTCTCCTAGCAAACTTCTGTTTATTGGAGAACTATCAGCTGGATCAGAG GCCTTCAACCCCAAGATGGACCACTTGACCTGTTTCTTGCCGGGTACGCTGGCGCTAGGCCACGCCAACGGCCTTCCAGACTGGCACATGACCATGGCAGAGGAACTTATGTACACATGCTACTTGACCTACGCCGCACACCCTACGTTTTTGGCACCTGAAATTACTCATTTCAATTTG gcAAGCACTACCGAGGATATGTACACAAAGACGGCTGATGCACATACACTACTACGCCCCGAATTCGTTGAAAGTCTTTGGTACATGTATCAGCTTACTGGTAACACTACTTACCAAGAATGGGGCTGGCAAATATTCCAG GGCTTTGAAAAATATGCTAAAGTACCATTCGGCTACACATCTCTGGCTAACGTGAAATCTGAGAAACCAGTACAACGTGACATGATGGAGTCGTTCTTCTTATCGGAGACACTGAAGTATCTGTATCTATTGTTCAGTGATGACCGCTACGTCATTGACCTGAACAAGTACGTCATCAACTCCGAGGCTCATCCTTTACCTATACACAAGAACTAG